In Rhipicephalus microplus isolate Deutch F79 chromosome 9, USDA_Rmic, whole genome shotgun sequence, one genomic interval encodes:
- the LOC142772051 gene encoding uncharacterized protein LOC142772051 encodes MGKMNVRRAVQVVSRPVNVTLELLKEQAGHTCGTSFAHIGPTVVFMDAMYRWFTLMDVSNCTQHVHQNNPDCKQYESKDYRRLGWLETSFFDYLAEIKQQSPAKNFLTKETYIRGLAYNNHLKRGRWFRSAVKIQAGWLGRFDQFIEDGDEDFQSYVERFDHFLKAFQVSDDLKVSVFITAIGKKAYKTLKTLLEPEKPENKTYAQLVQTLKEQYVPKTFVIAERFKFSRCFQQDGQAVTAFAVELKQLATSCDFGTFLDDALRDRFVAGLCDKETQAELLKTSKLAFKEACGIARSIELAWKESQDFQPKSAQGMISTLNRKTDSGKRPPRWREETSGMPTGTRGAEPLHCFRCGSEHEAPICKLCKYHCWVCKQVGHLAKMCRDRGRDAANVIDEQSDAGEHVLYNIYSCEGRTRLYEICLKLDQKSVRMQIDTGASVSIVPESLCKKYWPSLPLEPCSLKLKTYGGTPLTVKGKLNVSVEHNGQHKQLSLIVVKTNESTNTMLLGRDWLSALKLDWASVHGVGLDKVALLL; translated from the exons ATGGGAAAAATGAACGTAAGGAGGGCAGTGCAAGTCGTTTCGCGGCCTGTGAACGTGACCCTGGAGCTCTTGAAAGAGCAGGCAGGTCATACATGTGGCACAAGCTTCGCCCACATTGGTCCCACCGTCGTATTCATGGACGCCATGTACCGTTGGTTCACCCTCATGGACGTAAGCAACTGCACCCAGCATGTCCACCAGAACAACCCGGACTGCAAGCAGTACGAATCCAAAGACTACAGACGGCTCGGTTGGCTTGAAACGTCATTTTTTGACTACCTGGCCGAAATCAAGCAGCAGAGTCCGGCCAAGAATTTTCTGACCAAGGAAACGTACATACGAGGGCTTGCTTATAACAATCATCTCAAACGTGGA CGGTGGTTCCGAAGCGCTGTGAAGATACAGGCAGGATGGTTGGGAAGGTTCGATCAGTTTATCGAGGACGGTGACGAAGATTTTCAGTCCTACGTGGAGCGGTTCGACCACTTCCTGAAGGCCTTCCAGGTGAGCGACGACCTGAAGGTGTCAGTGTTCATAACGGCAATAGGAAAAAAGGCCTACAAAACTCTGAAAACGTTGCTGGAGCCAGAAAAGCCAGAAAACAAGACGTACGCACAGTTAGTACAGACACTGAAAGAGCAGTACGTTCCCAAAACGTTCGTGATTGCCGAGCGTTTCAAATTCAGTCGTTGTTTTCAACAAGATGGGCAAGCGGTGACAGCCTTCGCTGTAGAGCTGAAGCAATTGGCGACATCCTGTGATTTCGGAACGTTTCTGGACGATGCGCTGCGCGACCGGTTTGTGGCAGGACTTTGTGACAAAGAAACACAAGCAGAGCTGTTAAAGACAAGCAAGTTGGCTTTTAAAGAGGCCTGTGGTATCGCTAGGAGTATCGAGTTGGCCTGGAAAGAAAGCCAGGATTTTCAGCCCAAGTCGGCACAAGGAATGATCAGCACCCTTAACCGCAAAACAGATAGCGGGAAACGCCCTCCACGCTGGAGAGAAGAAACTTCGGGGATGCCTACTGGCACCAGGGGGGCGGAACCACTGCACTGTTTCCGATGCGGCTCAGAGCATGAAGCACCTATCTGCAAACTTTGCAAGTACCATTGTTGGGTGTGTAAACAGGTTGGACACTTAGCGAAGATGTGTAGGGACAGAGGTAGAGACGCTGCGAACGTGATAGACGAGCAAAGTGACGCGGGTGAACATGTGCTGTACAATATCTATTCCTGTGAGGGGCGCACCAGACTCTACGAAATTTGCCTGAAGCTTGATCAGAAAAGTGTGCGCATGCAGATTGACACAGGGGCATCTGTGTCAATTGTACCAGAGTCACTGTGCAAGAAATACTGGCCCAGCCTACCCTTAGAGCCATGCAGTCTTAAGCTAAAAACCTACGGTGGCACTCCGCTGACGGTAAAAGGGAAGCTAAACGTTTCCGTAGAGCACAATGGTCAGCACAAGCAACTTTCGCTAATTGTCGTGAAAACAAATGAGAGTACTAACACTATGCTGTTGGGGCGAGACTGGCTGTCAGCACTGAAGTTAGACTGGGCTAGTGTGCATGGGGTTGGCTTGGACAAAGTGGCATTGCTGCTTTAA